A genomic region of Gemmata massiliana contains the following coding sequences:
- a CDS encoding sigma-70 family RNA polymerase sigma factor, whose protein sequence is MSGNIQAYQRQADQQRRDELIVSHLPLVKHVIGRLIGDTPPGVDVENLESAGVLGLVEAASKFDPSRNAQFKTFAYLRIRGAIVDEMRRNSPLPQHVHTRLAAVRRACRTLPHPITVEAIAAATGMTEDEVTDTLAAERVAKTTSWEQTADANGMEPAVAAEEPSVELERWETIQQLTDAIEGLDSKERIAVTLYYREDLRLKEIAEVMKLSVSRVSRLLSKATFELGERLKALKAGAFVVS, encoded by the coding sequence ATGAGTGGCAACATTCAAGCGTACCAACGACAAGCCGACCAGCAGCGCCGCGACGAACTCATCGTGTCGCACCTCCCCCTGGTCAAGCACGTGATCGGGCGACTCATCGGCGACACGCCCCCGGGCGTGGACGTCGAGAACCTCGAATCGGCCGGTGTCCTGGGACTTGTGGAAGCGGCCTCGAAGTTCGACCCCTCACGCAACGCCCAGTTCAAAACGTTCGCGTACCTGCGCATCCGCGGCGCGATCGTGGACGAGATGCGGCGCAACAGCCCGCTCCCCCAACACGTTCACACGCGGCTCGCGGCGGTGCGCCGGGCGTGCCGCACCCTGCCCCACCCGATCACGGTCGAGGCCATCGCCGCCGCAACCGGGATGACCGAAGACGAAGTCACTGATACACTTGCGGCAGAACGGGTCGCTAAAACGACGTCCTGGGAACAGACCGCAGACGCGAACGGTATGGAACCGGCGGTCGCGGCTGAGGAGCCGTCGGTCGAGCTGGAGCGCTGGGAAACGATCCAGCAGCTCACCGATGCGATCGAGGGGCTCGACTCGAAGGAGCGGATCGCGGTCACGCTCTACTACCGCGAAGACCTCCGCCTGAAGGAAATCGCCGAAGTGATGAAGCTCTCCGTGTCGCGCGTGTCGCGTTTGCTGAGCAAGGCCACGTTCGAGTTGGGCGAGCGCCTCAAGGCACTCAAGGCTGGCGCGTTCGTTGTCAGCTAA
- a CDS encoding flagellar motor protein MotB encodes MAKGGGGSWKVAYADFVTAMMAFFLVMWIGAQDVKVRQSVANYFVDPSGVSKRPTNAGAVLDAPVSGPVPENAKVEGGRGARAPGGDTPSPSTAAVLNWIKSNDKQFQRWKAEAQRCRESAAVQKAVNQTQTPEEVASNQLTSLLSTEVAGGIPKDTPDVYKDLLFGSFKEVNWKQVAEVLLTE; translated from the coding sequence GTGGCAAAGGGCGGCGGCGGTTCGTGGAAAGTGGCCTACGCGGACTTCGTAACCGCGATGATGGCGTTCTTCCTCGTGATGTGGATCGGGGCGCAGGACGTGAAGGTGCGCCAGTCGGTCGCGAACTACTTCGTCGACCCGTCCGGGGTGAGCAAGCGCCCCACGAACGCGGGCGCGGTCCTCGACGCACCGGTCTCCGGCCCGGTGCCGGAGAACGCGAAGGTAGAGGGCGGGCGCGGGGCGCGGGCGCCGGGCGGCGACACCCCCAGTCCGAGTACGGCGGCGGTCCTTAACTGGATCAAGTCCAACGACAAGCAGTTCCAGCGCTGGAAGGCCGAGGCCCAGCGGTGCCGCGAGTCGGCGGCGGTCCAAAAGGCCGTGAACCAGACGCAGACGCCCGAGGAGGTCGCGAGCAACCAGTTGACCAGCCTGCTCTCGACCGAGGTGGCCGGGGGCATCCCGAAGGACACGCCGGACGTTTACAAGGATCTGTTGTTCGGCTCGTTCAAGGAGGTAAACTGGAAACAGGTCGCCGAGGTTCTCCTCACGGAGTGA
- a CDS encoding HEAT repeat domain-containing protein, producing the protein MRCGLVLVALLTLPVAAGRADEADDAFAKKLGAIVRDPRQSLWARVEAANMIGKIGPNAGAAAGDLIAVIERLRPTEQEPLQEAIVEALGQLGAPAKAALPAFTRLAGRTIDLDLALKQSRDAILNSSDSQEIDALARQLLSRDPSSRVRATKALSDLGPVARNAAPFLAIALGDADADVRRGAINAINRVTPNAKPTEAFVRAIAVDLRDPDANYRLLAVRALGRLGAPASIAVADIDALRSDPDPDVRRAVVDALNRIPIPQLPPGVTATNP; encoded by the coding sequence ATGCGCTGTGGACTGGTTCTCGTGGCGCTCCTCACGCTCCCGGTCGCCGCGGGGCGCGCGGACGAGGCCGACGACGCCTTCGCGAAAAAACTCGGCGCGATCGTGCGCGACCCGCGGCAATCGTTGTGGGCGCGGGTCGAGGCCGCGAACATGATCGGCAAGATCGGCCCGAACGCGGGCGCGGCCGCCGGCGACCTGATCGCCGTTATCGAGCGCCTGCGTCCGACGGAGCAGGAGCCGCTCCAGGAGGCGATCGTCGAAGCGCTGGGACAACTCGGTGCGCCCGCGAAGGCGGCGCTCCCCGCGTTCACGCGGCTCGCGGGGCGCACCATCGACCTCGACCTCGCGCTGAAGCAGTCGCGGGACGCGATCCTGAATTCTTCGGACTCACAGGAAATTGACGCGCTCGCCCGGCAGTTGCTCAGCCGCGACCCGAGTTCGCGGGTGCGCGCGACCAAGGCCCTCTCGGACCTCGGCCCGGTTGCACGCAACGCGGCCCCATTTCTCGCGATCGCGCTCGGGGACGCCGACGCGGACGTGCGCCGCGGGGCGATCAACGCGATAAACCGCGTGACGCCGAACGCGAAGCCGACCGAGGCGTTCGTGCGGGCGATCGCCGTCGACCTGCGCGACCCGGACGCGAACTACCGCCTGCTCGCGGTCCGCGCGCTCGGTCGGCTCGGGGCGCCTGCCTCGATCGCGGTCGCGGACATCGACGCGCTGCGTTCCGACCCCGATCCCGACGTCCGCCGAGCCGTGGTCGACGCGCTGAACCGCATTCCGATCCCGCAACTGCCGCCGGGGGTGACGGCAACGAACCCGTAA
- the motA gene encoding flagellar motor stator protein MotA — MVVIVGAVIVLVSVLVGFSMAGGKVAALIHLSEFVTIGGASFGALILMSPVKVIKDLVRGVLQTIKGSSFGKAACVDLLKLQYALARLVRQEGLLALDTHVTNPDSSALLREYPRVNGNHHARAFLCDSLAMILDGTVESAQLSEWLEEEISVIEREHHAASDALAKSADALPGFGIVAAVLGIVVTMQSIGGPVDEIGYKVGAALVGTFLGILAAYGFVAPLAARMQSLGDQEILFFRAMAVGVIAMNDGASPKDVVTRARRIISTDCRPNQAELKDMFG, encoded by the coding sequence GTGGTCGTAATCGTTGGCGCAGTGATCGTGCTCGTTTCCGTCCTCGTCGGGTTCTCGATGGCGGGCGGGAAAGTGGCCGCACTCATCCACCTTTCCGAGTTCGTCACGATCGGCGGTGCCTCGTTCGGCGCGCTAATCCTGATGTCGCCCGTGAAGGTCATTAAAGACCTGGTCCGGGGCGTCCTACAAACGATCAAGGGTTCGAGCTTCGGCAAGGCCGCGTGCGTCGACCTGCTCAAGCTCCAGTACGCCCTCGCGCGTCTTGTGCGCCAGGAAGGGCTGCTGGCGCTCGACACGCACGTCACGAACCCGGACTCCAGCGCGCTGCTGCGCGAGTACCCCCGGGTGAACGGTAACCACCACGCTCGCGCGTTCCTGTGCGACTCGCTCGCCATGATCCTCGACGGCACCGTGGAGAGCGCGCAACTGAGCGAGTGGCTCGAAGAAGAAATTTCGGTGATCGAGCGCGAGCACCACGCGGCCTCGGACGCCCTGGCGAAGAGCGCGGACGCGCTCCCCGGGTTCGGGATCGTGGCCGCGGTGCTCGGGATCGTCGTGACGATGCAGTCGATCGGCGGCCCGGTTGACGAGATCGGGTACAAGGTCGGTGCCGCACTCGTCGGTACGTTCCTCGGGATTCTGGCGGCCTACGGCTTCGTCGCTCCGCTCGCGGCGCGTATGCAGTCCCTCGGGGACCAGGAGATCCTGTTCTTCCGGGCGATGGCTGTGGGCGTGATCGCGATGAACGACGGGGCCAGCCCGAAGGACGTGGTCACCCGCGCCCGCCGCATAATCTCGACCGACTGCCGGCCCAACCAGGCAGAACTCAAAGACATGTTCGGCTAA